GTGGCGTTTGAACAGTTGCGTCAGAGCAAGGCCAGCATTGGTGACATTGCCGAACAACTGGGTTTTCAGGAGCCGAGTGCGTTTCATCGGGCGTTCAAGAAGTGGACGGGGGAGAGTCCGGGGCGGTATCGGGCGCGGTTTCAGGAGCACATGACGTCGGATCTGGATTGAGTTTTTGTCCAGTTTTTCTTTGTTAAATGTAGGAGGATTTTCGGCTTGTAGTCCCGCTTGTAGTCCCGACATTTCTTGTGACGAGCCTCCATTTTCAATGGATGACACAGGCTGTTGTAGTGCTGTATTTATTTGCGCCAGCTCGAACTTTTCAATGGATTGGAATGGCATGGATGGCTTGGTCAAGGAAGTGATTCCGTTACTTCAGTATTTGCTCCCGGGTTTTTTGGCAGCCTGGATTTTTTACTCGCTGACGGCGTTCAAACGTCCGGATACCTTTGGGCAGATCGTCCAGGCGTTGATTTTTACGTTTGTGATTCAGTCGCTGGTTGTCGGTTTGGGAGCGGTGCTGCTTTTAACGGGGGAGCGTTTTTTCTCAGTCGGCGCGTGGGACAGGAAATCGGAGGCTCTGTGGTCTGCTGTGATAGCGGTGCTGTTGGGCTTTCTATCCTGTCACATCGCTAGCAGCGACAAGCTTCACGCTTTACTGCGGAAGCTGAAAATCACCACGCAATCTTCATATCCTTGCGAGTGGTACAGCGCTTTTTTATCGCGGAAAAGATATGTAGTGCTGCATTTGGTAGATAGCAAACGCCTGTTTGGCTGGCCAACAGAATGGCCGTCGGAACCTGCACGAGGACAATTCGTTCTCGAGTACCCTAGCTGGATTGATGGTGCAAACAAACCGTTTCACACCGGGATCGAAGTCATTGTTATTGATGTTTCAAAGGTTCAGTGGGTCGAGTTCACGAAAACAACAGGGTGATTAAATGACAAGCAAAGCACCGCAAGAAATGCCGGCTGAACTTCGGCGGTTAATGGAGGAGTGGCACAATGGTGGCCCTCCACCCCCCGGGCTGGTTATTCCCCTCGGTCCTCCACCTTCAAGAAGACCCTTCGAGAAACCACGCAAGCGCAGCAGATAAACATGCCTGCGAACCTCTCCCGCATCACCTCCTTGCTCGACCAGGCCAGACGCGCCTTGCTCCTTGTCTGGGGAACCTCTCGCGGGTTGTTTCTGGGCCTGGTACTGGCCACCCTGATCGCTGGCATGCTCCCCGCGCTGGCCGCCTGGCTGGGCCAGCGCATCGTCGATGCCGTGGTGTTCGCCATGCAGTTGCATGCGCAGCAGGGCAGTGCGCCATTATGGCCGGTCGTGCGTTACGTGCTGTTTGAAGCCGGTGTGCTTGCTTTGCTGTCCGGGGCGCAACGGGCGCTGTCAGTGCAGCAGTCGTTGTTGCGGGTGCAGTTGGGGCAAAAGGTCAACACAATGATTCTGGAGAAAGCCCAGACGTTGTCGTTGGTGCAGTTCGAAAATTCGGAGTTCTACGACAAGCTGGTTCGGGTGCGGCGCGAGGCGTCGACCCGGCCGCTGGCGCTGGTGATGAAGTCGCTGGGGCTGATCCAGAACCTGATCGTGCTGATCAGCTTCGGCGTGTTGCTGGTGCATTTTTCGCCGTGGGCGCTGGTGCTGTTGGTGGTCGGCGCATTGCCGGTATTTTTTGCCGAAGCGCATTTCTCCGGTGACGCTTTCAGGCTGTTCACCCGCCGTGCGCCGGAGAGTCGGCAGCAGAACTACATCGAGACGCTGCTCTCCCACGAGGCGTACATCAAGGAGGTCAAGCTGTTCGGTTTCGCGCCGCTGCTGTTGAAGCGGTATCGCGAGACGTTCGCGCGACTCTACGCCGAGGACCGCCGGTTGACCTTGCGCCGGGATGGCTGGGGTTTTGTGCTGGGGTTGCTGGGCACGGGGGCGTTTTACCTGGCTTACGCGTGGGTGGTGGTCGACACCGTTCACGGCAGTATCAGCCTCGGCCAGATGACCATGTACCTGGTGCTGTTCAAGCAAGGGCAGACCGCGGTGAGCAGTAGCTTGAGCGCCATCAGCGGTCTTTACGAAGATGGCCTGTACCTGTCGAGTCTTTATGAATACCTGGCTGAACCCGTCGTCGTGGATACCGGGCATCTCACCGAGGGTGCACTGCCCGGCGATGGTTTGCGGTTCGAGAACGTCGGGTTCTGTTATCCGGGCGCGAGCCGCCCTGCGCTGGAGGGCATCGATCTGCACCTCGTGCCGGGGCACAGTGTGGCGCTGGTGGGGGAGAACGGTTCAGGCAAGACCACGCTGATCAAGTTGCTGACCCGTCTGTACCGTCCCGATAAGGGCCGAATTCTACTGGACGGCAGCGATTTGCAGGCGTGGGAAGAAGGTGCACTGCGTCGGCGTATTGGTGTGATTTTTCAGGATTACATCCGTTACCAGTTCTCCGTGGGCGAGAACATTGGCGTCGGTGATACGTTGGCGTTCAACGATGAACAACGTTGGCAGGCGGCCGCCGCCGAGGGCATGGCTGCGCCTTTCATCGAGCGTCTGGATCGCGGCTATGCCACGCAATTGGGCCGCTGGTTTGCGGGGGGCCAGGAATTGTCCGGCGGGCAATGGCAGAAGATCGCCTTGTCCCGCGCTTACATGCGCCGTGATGCCGACATACTGATTCTGGATGAGCCGACTTCAGCCCTCGATCCGGCGGCGGAGGCGGCGGTGTTCGAACATTTCAGCGAGCACACCGAAGGTCGCATGACGCTGCTGATTTCCCACCGGTTTTCCAGCGTGCGCAACGCCGACCACATCATCGTGCTGGATCAGGGGGCGATCCTCGAGCGCGGCGACCATGACAGTCTGGTGGCGGCGGGCGGGCGTTATGCGCAGTTGTTCAAGCTGCAGGCGCAAGGTTATCGATAGTCTTCAGGAATCCTGAGTACCGCGAGTCAGCGCCGGCCCGGCCATCTGCGGCGGCTTTGCCTTCATCAAGCCTTCAAGTGCCTGGCGATACTGGTTGCCGCCCAGGCTCATGCTGTTGTTGTGCGTACCGCCCGGCACCAGCAGCAGGCGTTTGGGTTCGCTGGCAGCATTGAACAACTGCTGGCTGAATCGCGAGGGCATGAACGCGTCGGCCAGGCCATGGACCACCAGCAGCGGCATATCGATGTCGACGATCTTGTCGATGGAATCGAATTTCTGCGAAAGCAACCAGCGCACGGGCAGCCATTTCACCGGCAGGTTGCTTTCGGCCACCTGCGCCACGGCATCGCCCAGCGACGTGAAGGTGGACTCGATGACCAGACCGCGCACCGGAACGGCGGCGTGGTCTTTTTTCGCCTGTGCGGCAAGGTCAGCCGCCAGGTCGATGGCCACGGCACCGCCGAGGGAGTGGCCGTAGATCAGGCGCTTGCCGGCGTCGGGTTGCATCGTCTTGAAGCGCTCCCAGGCGGCTCGGGCGTCTTCATACACGCTGGCCTCCGATGGCAGGTCCCCCTTGCTCTGACCAAACCCACGGTAATCGATGGCCAGCACTGAATAGCCCATGGCGCGCAATTGCTCGATACGGAACGCCTGCCCCGTCAGATTCCAGCGCACGCCATGCAGATAGAGGATCGACGGTGCATCCCGCCGCGCGGCGGGCCACCACCAGGCATGCAGGTTTTGCCCGCCTTTGAAGCTTGCGGACTTGATGTCGAACTCCTGAACGTCCTTTGGCAAGCCGCGATACCAGCCAGCGGTGCCCGGCTCGATACGAAACAGCAGCTCGCGTTCGGTGTGCTCAAGCACCCCGCAACTCACGGGCAGACCGACAACCAGCCCGGCCATGCACAGCAAGGGCAGCCAGCGTCGGCGAAGACGGGTGAGCAGGGAGGAGGCCATTGGGTGGTCCATCGGTAAAAAACTGAAGTTCGTTTTTTAACAGAAGCGCAGCGGGGGCGGGAATAATTTCGACAGTCGTTCACGGCCCCCTGTGGCAGATCAATCCACCCGCAACACAATCTTGCCAATGTGATCGCCACCTTCCATCCGCGCATGAGCCTGTGCCGCATCAGCCAGTGGATAGACCTTGTCGATCATCGGCAGACAACGCCCGGCAGCCAATACCGGCCAGACGTACTCGCGCAGTTGCTCGGCGATCGAGGCTTTTTCTTCGCGGGTCCGCGAGCGCATCAGTGAGCCGGTGATCGTCGCGCGTTTGCTCATGATCGCCATCAGGTCGACGTCTTTGGCGTGGGCGCCGCCGAGAAAGCCCAGCATCACCAGTCGACCCTCCATGCCCAGCGCCGCGATGTTCGAGTTCAGGTACGAGCCGCCCATGATGTCGAGAATCACATTGACGCCTTTGCCGGCGGTTTTTTCCTGAATCACCTGGACGAAATCCTGGTCGCGGTAGTTGATCGCCTCCGCGCCCAGCTTGCGGATCGCCGCGCACTTTTCCTCACTGCCTGCCGTGGCGAATGCCTTGACGCCGAACTCGCGACACAACATCAAGGCCGTCGTGCCGATGCCGCTGGTGCCGCCGTGAATCAATGCTCGCTGGCCTTTGCTGGCGCCACCCATGTCGAACAGATTCGCCCACACCGTGAAGAACGTTTCCGGGACCGCCGCCGCTTGCACCCAATCCATGCCTTGAGGAATCGGCAATGTCTGGCTGGCCGGTGCGACGCAGTATTGTGCGTAGCCGCCGCCATTGGTCAGCGCGCAGACGTTGTCGCCGACGATGAATTCGCTCACGTCTTTACCGACTGCAACCACTTCGCCGGCCACTTCCAGGCCAGGGATCGGGCTCATGCCGGGTTTCATCGGGTACTTGCCGGCCCGTTGGATCACGTCGGGGCGATTGACCCCGGCGGCATGCACGCGAATCAGCACTTCGCCCACACCAGCGGTGGGGACCGCTTCCTGGCGCGGCTTCAACACCTCGGGCCCGCCGGGTTCGGTGATTTCAATCAGGGTCATGGTTTGGGGCAGATTCATGGGCGCGTCCTGTCTGGAGGTGTTCAGTAAATGGGACCACTTCGAGGTGGCAGTGACTCAGTTCAATGCCGATTGCAGCCGATCGTGGCGGTTCAGCAGGCGCATGCCCGGTTCCAGCAGCAGCGCCACGACAATGGCTCCCGCCGCGATGATGAACAACAACCCGTGATGCCCGCCGCTGGCGTTGAACAATGCTGAATAGGCAAACCCGGCAATTGCCTGGAATGTAGCAAACGACACGGTGGCGCGACTCCAGGCAATTTGCTGCGGGTGATGCTGCGGGATCAGTTCGTGAACCCGGGCCAGTGCCAGCGGAACGATGCCCGGCGGGAACGAGCCGAGGATCACTGCCAGCAAGGCCAGGGCGGTGAATGAGCTGGAAATCGACAGCAGACCCACGGCAAGCGCCTGTACCACCAGCACCAGGCGAATGCTCAACCGTGCGCCCAGTTTATCGGCCAGGAAACCGTAGCTCACCGGACCGATAATCGCGCCGATACCGTACATCACCCAAATCAGCGCACCCACATGCGACCCGGCACCGAGCCCGCGAGCGACATAATCCACCAGAAACACCATGGCGGGTACGAGGCCGGCCGCCATGAATGCGTACTGGGCAAACAACAGATAAACCCGTGGATCGGTCGGCGCACTGAATTCTTCGTCAGACGGCATGACAGTTGCCGGATGCGCAGCTGACGGCCAACCGAACCAGCTTGCGGCGGTCAGCACCAGCGCAATCAAACCGAGACCGAACCAGGTGTTCTGCAAACCCAGGCTCAGCAGCGGCGGAACAATCGTTCCCGATCCGGCAATGCCCAAACCGATACCCAGAAAAATCGCGCCGCTGGCCAATCCTCGGCGGGTGACCGGCACATGCGGCAGCACGGTCGCGGCGACCAGTACCATGATCGCGCCACCGGCGATGCCCGACAGCAGGCGCCAGCCGAAGAACCAGCTCACCGACAGCGGAAAGCCACAGGCGAAAAACGACAGCGTCACCGCCAGCATCATCAGGCGCAGCGCGGTTTTGTTGGAGGTGCGGCGGGCCAGCGGATGGCCGATCAGTGCGCCGATCAGGTAGCCAACCAGGTTGGCGGCACCGAGGTACACCACGTCGCTGGTGGAAAACCAGTGCGCCTGGATCAACGAAGGAATCAACGGCGTGTAGGCAAACCGCGCCAGGCCGATGCTGACCAGGCTGGCGCAAAGACCGGCGAATATCGGCAGCCATATCGCGCTGCGTGGAGTGGATGATGTGCTGAGCATGGGGGCTGTCCTGCAGGTTTATTTCAGGTGCCCAGCTTATCCAGGTTTACTGATTCATTAGCGCAGCGAGTTTGCGCTATCGTGATGCGTATATGCATCAGTGGAGGTCCGTATGAATTGGGATGACGCGCGAGTCTTTCTGGCGGTTTGCCGGGAATCGACGCTACGCGGCGCAGCGCGGGTGCTGGGTGTTGATCAGGCCACCGTCGGGCGGCGAATCACGGCACTGGAAAAGTCCTTGAGTGCGACGCTGTTTCTGCGCACGTCCGAGGGGTACGCGCTGACGGCGGTGGGCGAGGCGGCGTTGAAAGCTGTGGAAAAAATGGAGCATTCCGCACTGGAGCTCGAACGACGGATTCAAGGGCTTGATGATCGACTGACGGGCACCGTTCGGGTCAGCACCACGGACTCCATGGCCATCGACTTCCTGATCCCGGCCATTGCCCGCTTGCATGAGCAGCACCCCGACGTGCGAGTGCAACTGGACGCTTCGACGCAAATTATCAGCCTGTCGAAACGCGAAGCCGACATCGCCGTGCGCAACACCCGGCCGGATAACCCGGACCTGATCGCCCGGCGCATTGCGCGTTGGCCGGTGGGACTGTTTGCTTCCAGAGACTATGTGGACGCCCACGGCGTGCCGGCACCGGGCTCCGCGTTCGAGGGGCATGATCTGGTGGTGTATCAGCCGTATTTGCAGGGCCACAAGGACATGACGCTGGTCTCGGAACCGCTGGGGCGCGGCCGCATCGTGTCGAGCTTGAGTTCCGGCCTGCTGGTGCGCCGAGCCATTGCCGCCGGAATCGGACTGGGGGAAATTCCGGTGTACATGGGGGAGAGGGACGGGCTGGTCCGGCTGTGGCCAGAGCGCACGCGACCGGTACCGTATGAGGTGTGGCTGGTGACCCACGAGGATTTGCGGCATACCGCCAGGGTTCGTGTGGTCATTGATGAGATTGTGGCGGTGTTTTCGGGGACGGGTGAGTAAAGCTTGAAAGATCGCAGCCTCGCTCCGCTCGACAGCTTCTACAGGGATTGACATGTAGGAGCTGTCGAGCGGAGCGAGGCTGTTATCCCAGGGTTATGGCATTTCCGGCAATTCCTGAGGACGCAGGTCGAACACCAACACTTCGGCATCGACGCCATTGCTCAAGCTCAGCAATTGTTCATCCCGAACCCGTACGCCATCGCCTTCCTGCAATACCATGCCGTTGAGTTCGACACTGCCACGAGCCACATGCACATAGGCGTACCGATTGGCGGCCAGTTCCAGGGTGGCGGATTCCTTGCCATCGATCAGCCCGGCATACACCCGTGCATCCTGGCGCACCTGCAGCGAACCGTTTTTCCCCTCGGGGGAGATGATCAGTTGCAGGCGGCCGCGTTTTTTCTGCGTGCTGAAATGCTCTTGCTGATAGCGCGGTTTGGCGCCGCTGACGTCCGGCACAATCCAGATTTGCAGGAAGTGCACGCCACGGGTGGCCGAGTGGTTGTACTCGCTGTGCGCCACGCCGCTGCCGGCGCTCATCAATTGCACGTCACCGGGGCGGATCACCGAACCGGTACCCAGGGTGTCCTTGTGTTCAAGGGCACCTTCGAGCACATAGGAGAAGATCTCCATGTCGCGATGCGGGTGCTGGCCGAAGCCTTTGCCGGCGGCGACGCGGTCATCGTTGATCACCAGCAGGTCGGAAAAACCCTGCTCTTTCGGGTTGCGGTAGTTGGCGAAGGAAAAGGTGTGGAACGACTTCAACCAACCGTGATTGGCCGCGCCGCGATCGGAAGCTTTGCGAAGGGTCAGCATGATGAAATCTCCTGTTGGGACGTTGATTCGTCCGAGTGAGGAGAAGGTTAATGTTTATCGGTTTGTGCAATAAGTAGATGAAAATTGAAATACTGTCTCGTTCAGGTTGACAATAATGGGTAGGCTGTTCCTGTTCCATTGGCCATAATGCATATCACTGCCTTAATGCCGAGCACATAACGTGCAGGAGCCAGCAAGCCGGTTCCTGCAGGGTGGGTGTTCAGCCAGTAATCCTTTTTTGACTTCAGTGATGTAACCCATGAAAACCGTAGCAATGGTGCTGTTTCCCGACTTTCTCCTGCTCGACATGGCCGGGCCCATGGAGGTGTTTTCCATCGCCAATCGCTACCTGGAGCCGGCACAGCGTTATGAGCTGATGACCATTGGCACCGAACACGGGGCATTGCGTGCGTCCAACGGCGTCAACGTTCACCCCGACATGCACATCGATCAGGCGGGTCAGGCTTATGACTTGTTGCTGGTGCCTGGCGGTCCCGGTGCCTACAACGAAAAGCACCCGCCGTTACTCCACTGGTTGCAAAACGCCGTCAGCCGCGCAGGCTGCTATGGCTCGATTTGCACCGGCGCCTTCGTGCTCGGGCACGCCGGCCTGCTCGACGGTTACCGCGTCACCACCCATTGGCATTACACAGAACGGCTGATCAAGGGCTTCCCGAAGGCGACAGTGGAGACCGACCGGATTTACGTGCAGGACCGCAACCTCATCACCTCCGGCGGCGTTACGGCCGGCATCGACCTCGCGTTGTCAGTCGTCGCCGAAGACCACGGCAAGAAAGTCGCCCAGGACGTGGCCAAGGTGTTGCTGGTGGTGATGAAGCGCCAGGGCGGCCAGGCGCAATTCAGTCCGTTGATGGCCACCATCGCGCCCCATGAAACGCCAGTGACCCGCGTGCAGAATTATGTGCTTGAGCATCTGGATGAGGCATTCAGCATTGAACGCATGGCGGGCCTGGCCACCATGAGTCCCCGTCATTTCGCCAGGGTGTTCGCCCGGGAAGTGAACATGACCCCGATGGAATTCCTGCAAAGCGCGCGCATCGACTGCGCCAGGAATCTCCTGGAAACCACTGACTTGCCGCTCAAGACCGTGGCGTTCAAAAGTGGCTTCGGCAGTGTTCGGCACATGCGGTTCCTGTTCAGTGAAAAACTTGGATTGACGCCGACCCTGTACCGGGAACAGTCGAGCTAGAGCCTTCTTGTCCGTCTT
This DNA window, taken from Pseudomonas fluorescens NCIMB 11764, encodes the following:
- a CDS encoding DUF6338 family protein is translated as MDGLVKEVIPLLQYLLPGFLAAWIFYSLTAFKRPDTFGQIVQALIFTFVIQSLVVGLGAVLLLTGERFFSVGAWDRKSEALWSAVIAVLLGFLSCHIASSDKLHALLRKLKITTQSSYPCEWYSAFLSRKRYVVLHLVDSKRLFGWPTEWPSEPARGQFVLEYPSWIDGANKPFHTGIEVIVIDVSKVQWVEFTKTTG
- a CDS encoding ABC transporter ATP-binding protein — protein: MPANLSRITSLLDQARRALLLVWGTSRGLFLGLVLATLIAGMLPALAAWLGQRIVDAVVFAMQLHAQQGSAPLWPVVRYVLFEAGVLALLSGAQRALSVQQSLLRVQLGQKVNTMILEKAQTLSLVQFENSEFYDKLVRVRREASTRPLALVMKSLGLIQNLIVLISFGVLLVHFSPWALVLLVVGALPVFFAEAHFSGDAFRLFTRRAPESRQQNYIETLLSHEAYIKEVKLFGFAPLLLKRYRETFARLYAEDRRLTLRRDGWGFVLGLLGTGAFYLAYAWVVVDTVHGSISLGQMTMYLVLFKQGQTAVSSSLSAISGLYEDGLYLSSLYEYLAEPVVVDTGHLTEGALPGDGLRFENVGFCYPGASRPALEGIDLHLVPGHSVALVGENGSGKTTLIKLLTRLYRPDKGRILLDGSDLQAWEEGALRRRIGVIFQDYIRYQFSVGENIGVGDTLAFNDEQRWQAAAAEGMAAPFIERLDRGYATQLGRWFAGGQELSGGQWQKIALSRAYMRRDADILILDEPTSALDPAAEAAVFEHFSEHTEGRMTLLISHRFSSVRNADHIIVLDQGAILERGDHDSLVAAGGRYAQLFKLQAQGYR
- a CDS encoding alpha/beta hydrolase; translated protein: MASSLLTRLRRRWLPLLCMAGLVVGLPVSCGVLEHTERELLFRIEPGTAGWYRGLPKDVQEFDIKSASFKGGQNLHAWWWPAARRDAPSILYLHGVRWNLTGQAFRIEQLRAMGYSVLAIDYRGFGQSKGDLPSEASVYEDARAAWERFKTMQPDAGKRLIYGHSLGGAVAIDLAADLAAQAKKDHAAVPVRGLVIESTFTSLGDAVAQVAESNLPVKWLPVRWLLSQKFDSIDKIVDIDMPLLVVHGLADAFMPSRFSQQLFNAASEPKRLLLVPGGTHNNSMSLGGNQYRQALEGLMKAKPPQMAGPALTRGTQDS
- a CDS encoding NAD(P)H-quinone oxidoreductase, coding for MNLPQTMTLIEITEPGGPEVLKPRQEAVPTAGVGEVLIRVHAAGVNRPDVIQRAGKYPMKPGMSPIPGLEVAGEVVAVGKDVSEFIVGDNVCALTNGGGYAQYCVAPASQTLPIPQGMDWVQAAAVPETFFTVWANLFDMGGASKGQRALIHGGTSGIGTTALMLCREFGVKAFATAGSEEKCAAIRKLGAEAINYRDQDFVQVIQEKTAGKGVNVILDIMGGSYLNSNIAALGMEGRLVMLGFLGGAHAKDVDLMAIMSKRATITGSLMRSRTREEKASIAEQLREYVWPVLAAGRCLPMIDKVYPLADAAQAHARMEGGDHIGKIVLRVD
- a CDS encoding YbfB/YjiJ family MFS transporter, with protein sequence MLSTSSTPRSAIWLPIFAGLCASLVSIGLARFAYTPLIPSLIQAHWFSTSDVVYLGAANLVGYLIGALIGHPLARRTSNKTALRLMMLAVTLSFFACGFPLSVSWFFGWRLLSGIAGGAIMVLVAATVLPHVPVTRRGLASGAIFLGIGLGIAGSGTIVPPLLSLGLQNTWFGLGLIALVLTAASWFGWPSAAHPATVMPSDEEFSAPTDPRVYLLFAQYAFMAAGLVPAMVFLVDYVARGLGAGSHVGALIWVMYGIGAIIGPVSYGFLADKLGARLSIRLVLVVQALAVGLLSISSSFTALALLAVILGSFPPGIVPLALARVHELIPQHHPQQIAWSRATVSFATFQAIAGFAYSALFNASGGHHGLLFIIAAGAIVVALLLEPGMRLLNRHDRLQSALN
- a CDS encoding LysR family transcriptional regulator, with the protein product MNWDDARVFLAVCRESTLRGAARVLGVDQATVGRRITALEKSLSATLFLRTSEGYALTAVGEAALKAVEKMEHSALELERRIQGLDDRLTGTVRVSTTDSMAIDFLIPAIARLHEQHPDVRVQLDASTQIISLSKREADIAVRNTRPDNPDLIARRIARWPVGLFASRDYVDAHGVPAPGSAFEGHDLVVYQPYLQGHKDMTLVSEPLGRGRIVSSLSSGLLVRRAIAAGIGLGEIPVYMGERDGLVRLWPERTRPVPYEVWLVTHEDLRHTARVRVVIDEIVAVFSGTGE
- a CDS encoding pirin family protein, producing the protein MLTLRKASDRGAANHGWLKSFHTFSFANYRNPKEQGFSDLLVINDDRVAAGKGFGQHPHRDMEIFSYVLEGALEHKDTLGTGSVIRPGDVQLMSAGSGVAHSEYNHSATRGVHFLQIWIVPDVSGAKPRYQQEHFSTQKKRGRLQLIISPEGKNGSLQVRQDARVYAGLIDGKESATLELAANRYAYVHVARGSVELNGMVLQEGDGVRVRDEQLLSLSNGVDAEVLVFDLRPQELPEMP
- a CDS encoding GlxA family transcriptional regulator, translated to MKTVAMVLFPDFLLLDMAGPMEVFSIANRYLEPAQRYELMTIGTEHGALRASNGVNVHPDMHIDQAGQAYDLLLVPGGPGAYNEKHPPLLHWLQNAVSRAGCYGSICTGAFVLGHAGLLDGYRVTTHWHYTERLIKGFPKATVETDRIYVQDRNLITSGGVTAGIDLALSVVAEDHGKKVAQDVAKVLLVVMKRQGGQAQFSPLMATIAPHETPVTRVQNYVLEHLDEAFSIERMAGLATMSPRHFARVFAREVNMTPMEFLQSARIDCARNLLETTDLPLKTVAFKSGFGSVRHMRFLFSEKLGLTPTLYREQSS